A section of the Harmonia axyridis chromosome 2, icHarAxyr1.1, whole genome shotgun sequence genome encodes:
- the LOC123673472 gene encoding adenosine 3'-phospho 5'-phosphosulfate transporter 2 isoform X1: MASKNHLLLNPIPEEPKPKILCFDISNSSKTVQFILCSLTVFLFFLLYGYMQELIFTINGFQPYGWFLTLVQFGFYTIFGYIETKIQKLKSRRIPLKSYFLLALLTLGTMGFSNSSLGYLNYPTQVIFKCCKLIPVMAGSILIQGKKYGPLDFIAAIFLCIGLTLFTLADSQVQPNFNTTGIIMISMALLCDAIIGNVQEKSIKTYGAHNAEVVLYSYAIGFLYLLVIMLATGDFLEGLQFFSKDPERCYGYAFIFSLTGYLGIQIVLTLITISGAFTAVTVTTFRKALTIILSFIFFAKPFTLQYLWSGLIVVVGIYMNLYAKKNPITLSDLEMKIEHLFRYLKLRVSSRKYHNHYMSNI, from the exons ATGGCTTCGAAGAATCATTTACTTCTGAATCCAATTCCCGAAGAACCCAAACCAAAAATACTATGTTTCGATATCAGCAACAGTTCCAAAACTGTGCAATTCATATTATGCAGTTTAacagtttttctattttttttactttatgGTTATATGCAAGAACTGATTTTCACAATTAATGGGTTTCAACCGTATGGTTGGTTTTTAACTTTGGTTCAATTCGGTTTTTATACAATATTTGGATAtatagaaactaaaattcaaaaactcaaatcaagaag gATACCCTTGAAGTCATACTTTTTGTTAGCTCTTCTAACATTAGGAACCATGGgattttcaaattcttctttAGGGTATCTGAACTATCCTACCCAAGTCATATTTAAATGTTGTAAACTTATACCTGTAATGGCAGGAAGCATTttaattcaaggaaaaaaatatgGACCACTGGATTTCATTGCggcaatttttttatgtatagGATTGACACTGTTCACTTTAG cTGATTCACAAGTGCAACCTAATTTCAATACAACTGGAATCATCATGATATCTATGGCCTTGTTATGTGATGCTATAATAGGAAATGTGCAAGAAAAGTCAATAAAGACCTATGGTGCTCATAATGCTGAAGTTGTTTTATACTCGTACGCTATTGGATTCCTATATTTATTAGTTATAATGCTTGCAACTGGAGATTTTCTGGAAGGATTGCAGTTCTTTTCTAAG GACCCTGAAAGATGCTATGGATATGCATTTATTTTCTCTTTGACTGGATACTTAGGAATACAAATTGTATTGACGTTAATTACCATATCTGGTGCCTTCACTGCAGTTACAGTTACAACATTCAGAAAGGCTCTAACGATAATATTATCTTTTATATTCTTTGCAAAACCTTTCACTTTACA gtatttgtgGTCCGGACTTATAGTAGTTGTAGGAATCTATATGAATTTATATGCAAAGAAGAATCCCATAACTCTGTCTGATTTGGAAATGAAAATTGAGCATTTGTTCAGGTACTTGAAGCTCAGGGTTTCCTCTAGAAAATATCATAATCATTATATGTCAAACATCTGA
- the LOC123673472 gene encoding adenosine 3'-phospho 5'-phosphosulfate transporter 2 isoform X2, whose protein sequence is MRSPWLKNRTDSQVQPNFNTTGIIMISMALLCDAIIGNVQEKSIKTYGAHNAEVVLYSYAIGFLYLLVIMLATGDFLEGLQFFSKDPERCYGYAFIFSLTGYLGIQIVLTLITISGAFTAVTVTTFRKALTIILSFIFFAKPFTLQYLWSGLIVVVGIYMNLYAKKNPITLSDLEMKIEHLFRYLKLRVSSRKYHNHYMSNI, encoded by the exons ATGAGGTCCCCTTGGCTGAAAAATAGAA cTGATTCACAAGTGCAACCTAATTTCAATACAACTGGAATCATCATGATATCTATGGCCTTGTTATGTGATGCTATAATAGGAAATGTGCAAGAAAAGTCAATAAAGACCTATGGTGCTCATAATGCTGAAGTTGTTTTATACTCGTACGCTATTGGATTCCTATATTTATTAGTTATAATGCTTGCAACTGGAGATTTTCTGGAAGGATTGCAGTTCTTTTCTAAG GACCCTGAAAGATGCTATGGATATGCATTTATTTTCTCTTTGACTGGATACTTAGGAATACAAATTGTATTGACGTTAATTACCATATCTGGTGCCTTCACTGCAGTTACAGTTACAACATTCAGAAAGGCTCTAACGATAATATTATCTTTTATATTCTTTGCAAAACCTTTCACTTTACA gtatttgtgGTCCGGACTTATAGTAGTTGTAGGAATCTATATGAATTTATATGCAAAGAAGAATCCCATAACTCTGTCTGATTTGGAAATGAAAATTGAGCATTTGTTCAGGTACTTGAAGCTCAGGGTTTCCTCTAGAAAATATCATAATCATTATATGTCAAACATCTGA